From Carassius auratus strain Wakin chromosome 22, ASM336829v1, whole genome shotgun sequence, a single genomic window includes:
- the LOC113039774 gene encoding protein phosphatase inhibitor 2-like isoform X1 — protein MAASRPVKGILKNKSSIKARAEEPVQDTPEPGAPFNSEDDQEKKSQKWDEMNILATYHPADKDYGLMKIDEPSTPFNRMVGDDEDEGALSDSEGNTVLPGEDLAKKLAAAAAAAEEEDAGSRFMEEPDEESSEEEEEELGPEDQARKKQFQMMRKMHYNEGMNIKLARQLIASELEEEEDEDEEMKDDTETEDITVDPPQDADSLDS, from the exons ATGGCAGCATCGCGTCCCGTTAAAGGGATCCTGAAGAACAAATCCAGCATCAAAGCCCGAGCAGAAGAGCCAGTCCAGGACACCCCAGAACCAGGAGCCCCGTTCAACTCTGAAGACGACCAAGA GAAGAAATCACAGAAATGGGATGAAATGAACATTTTGGCCACATATCACCCGGCAGATAAGGACTATGGGCTGATGAAGATAGACGAGCCCAGCACGCCGTTCAACAG GATGGTGGGCGATGACGAGGATGAGGGGGCGCTCAGCGATTCGGAAGGGAACACAGTCCTACCCGGAGAGGACCTTGCTAAGAA GCTGGCGGCAGCGGCAGCAGCAGCGGAGGAGGAAGACGCAGGATCTCGCTTCATGGAGGAGCCGGACGAGGAGAgcagtgaggaagaggaggaggagttgGGTCCGGAGGATCAAG CCAGAAAGAAGCAGTTTCAGATGATGAGGAAGATGCATTATAATGAAGGTATGAACATTAAACTAGCTCGACAGCTCATCGCCAGCGAGCTGGAAGAGGAGGAAGACGAGGACGAAGAGATGAAGGATGACACGGAGACCGAGGACATCACCGTCGACCCCCCACAAGATG CAGATTCCTTGGATTCATAA
- the LOC113039774 gene encoding protein phosphatase inhibitor 2-like isoform X2: protein MAASRPVKGILKNKSSIKARAEEPVQDTPEPGAPFNSEDDQEKKSQKWDEMNILATYHPADKDYGLMKIDEPSTPFNRMVGDDEDEGALSDSEGNTVLPGEDLAKKLAAAAAAAEEEDAGSRFMEEPDEESSEEEEEELGPEDQARKKQFQMMRKMHYNEGMNIKLARQLIASELEEEEDEDEEMKDDTETEDITVDPPQDDSLDS from the exons ATGGCAGCATCGCGTCCCGTTAAAGGGATCCTGAAGAACAAATCCAGCATCAAAGCCCGAGCAGAAGAGCCAGTCCAGGACACCCCAGAACCAGGAGCCCCGTTCAACTCTGAAGACGACCAAGA GAAGAAATCACAGAAATGGGATGAAATGAACATTTTGGCCACATATCACCCGGCAGATAAGGACTATGGGCTGATGAAGATAGACGAGCCCAGCACGCCGTTCAACAG GATGGTGGGCGATGACGAGGATGAGGGGGCGCTCAGCGATTCGGAAGGGAACACAGTCCTACCCGGAGAGGACCTTGCTAAGAA GCTGGCGGCAGCGGCAGCAGCAGCGGAGGAGGAAGACGCAGGATCTCGCTTCATGGAGGAGCCGGACGAGGAGAgcagtgaggaagaggaggaggagttgGGTCCGGAGGATCAAG CCAGAAAGAAGCAGTTTCAGATGATGAGGAAGATGCATTATAATGAAGGTATGAACATTAAACTAGCTCGACAGCTCATCGCCAGCGAGCTGGAAGAGGAGGAAGACGAGGACGAAGAGATGAAGGATGACACGGAGACCGAGGACATCACCGTCGACCCCCCACAAGATG ATTCCTTGGATTCATAA